In Candidatus Zixiibacteriota bacterium, one DNA window encodes the following:
- the sufB gene encoding Fe-S cluster assembly protein SufB, whose translation MSESIEQQKHDLAGLNSDYATKYGFRDPVDYFHKGARGLNHEVVEMISKMKNEPRWMAERRHEALDIYDSRPMPQWANTKLLSEIDYENIYYYMKPIDAQKQNWNDVPEYIKKTFDRLGIPEAEKTFLGGVSAQYESEVVYHSMRDDLKKLGVLFSDMDTGLREHPEVVEKYFGTVIPSTDNKFAALNTAVWSGGSFIYVPPGIDVKVPLQAYFRINAENMGQFERTLIVADKGSRVHYIEGCTAPVYSTDSLHSAVVELIAMEGAYIRYTTIQNWSRNIFNLVTKRATAHKNATVEWVDGNLGSRLTMKYPCIQLVGEGARGEVLSVAFAGVDQHQDAGAKMIHAAPNTSSRITSKSISKDNGRASYRGLVKVHKNAVNVKVSVECDALLIGKDARSDTYPTMEIDADQVRVEHEARVSKVAEEQLFYLTSRGLTEDDARLLIVNGFMEPFTKELPLEYAVELNRLIQLEMEGSVG comes from the coding sequence CCGGTGGATTATTTCCACAAGGGAGCGCGAGGGCTGAATCACGAAGTGGTCGAAATGATCTCGAAGATGAAAAACGAACCGCGTTGGATGGCCGAACGCCGCCACGAGGCGCTTGATATCTATGACTCCCGGCCAATGCCGCAGTGGGCCAACACTAAATTGCTCTCCGAGATCGATTACGAGAATATCTACTACTATATGAAACCGATCGATGCCCAGAAACAGAACTGGAACGACGTACCGGAGTACATCAAGAAGACATTCGACCGACTCGGCATTCCCGAGGCGGAAAAGACATTCCTCGGCGGCGTCTCGGCGCAGTACGAGTCCGAGGTTGTGTATCACTCCATGCGCGATGACCTGAAGAAACTCGGGGTCCTTTTCTCCGATATGGATACTGGGCTTCGCGAACATCCGGAGGTCGTCGAAAAGTATTTCGGCACCGTGATACCGTCGACAGACAACAAATTCGCCGCGCTCAACACAGCGGTCTGGTCGGGCGGATCATTCATCTATGTTCCGCCGGGTATCGATGTCAAAGTGCCGCTCCAGGCGTATTTTCGCATCAACGCCGAAAACATGGGGCAGTTCGAGCGAACGCTCATCGTCGCAGACAAGGGCTCGCGGGTGCACTACATTGAGGGGTGCACAGCGCCGGTCTATTCGACCGATTCGCTCCATTCGGCCGTGGTCGAATTAATTGCCATGGAAGGGGCATATATCCGCTATACCACCATTCAGAACTGGTCACGCAACATCTTCAACCTGGTGACCAAACGGGCCACGGCGCACAAAAATGCAACGGTCGAGTGGGTCGATGGGAACCTTGGTTCTCGTCTGACCATGAAATACCCGTGTATTCAGTTGGTTGGCGAGGGGGCGCGCGGCGAAGTGCTTTCCGTGGCCTTTGCCGGAGTTGACCAGCATCAGGACGCAGGCGCCAAGATGATTCACGCGGCCCCGAATACGTCGTCGCGAATTACTTCAAAGTCGATATCCAAAGACAACGGGCGTGCGTCTTACAGGGGCCTGGTCAAAGTGCACAAGAACGCCGTCAATGTCAAGGTATCGGTTGAGTGCGACGCTCTCCTGATCGGCAAGGACGCGCGTAGCGACACCTATCCGACAATGGAGATCGACGCCGACCAGGTGCGTGTCGAACATGAGGCGCGCGTTTCGAAGGTTGCCGAAGAACAGCTATTCTATCTCACCAGCCGCGGACTCACCGAAGATGACGCCCGGCTGTTGATTGTCAATGGCTTTATGGAGCCGTTCACTAAGGAGCTGCCGCTTGAGTATGCGGTCGAACTGAACCGACTGATTCAGCTCGAGATGGAAGGCTCGGTGGGTTGA